The DNA region ATTTAATTCATCTTCAGTATATTGTGTCCTTGCAATCCCGAAAATACCTCTGTAATTTTTGCCGCTTTCCAATAATTTTCGGGCTTCTGATGCGTTTAGAACCATCGGCGCGAGCAATGGTGACGGGCTGGTGTGAGTGTCCCCAAAGGTTATCGTAATTTCTCCTCGTTTTTTTGCGGAGTCATCATCCAGGCTTTCCTGATATGTGTAGATTAAATCGAGAGTTGCGGGCTTCTGATCTTCCGGGATTTCGAAGACCAACACTCCCTCCGCCCCTTTTATGAATTCGTAAGAACTTGTGATATTAGTTGGATCGCTGAATCTAATGCCTTTAAACGTTCCATACACAAGAGTATAATTTTGCCCTTTGTCATCGTGCAATATGGACTTTTCTTTCTCGAATCCGACAAGGTTGGTTATATGCGTTCCTACTATCCGGGTGACTGCTATGTGAATGCTCACGTAAGTATCGCGGTCGCCCGCGTTTGGCAGGTCGTATTCATCAGGCAGAGTTTTTGTGAATTCGATTTTGGACACTGAAATTCCGAGCCGACCGTCAAACAGGTCGTCTGGTGCACTTGGCGTGTTTGTCAATGTTGGCGGGATCTTTGTGGGTGTGGTTGTTGGTGATACAGGTGTTGGAATTAAAGTTGGAGTATCAACAGATTGGGCAGGCTCAGGTGTTGGCTCCGGGCTGGAGAATAAACCGCATGCGAGTAAAACCAGTGCCGCCAAGAGCATGGCTATTGCTTTTAGTGGTTTTTTGTGAAACATGGTGTATGCTCCTCTTGTGTTCTTGATGCAGGTGTCTCCATGCACAGGCGCACAGTTTGCTCAACCTGTCCGTCTCAGCGGGAGTGCTGTTGGATCAATTATTATCAATCTGCCCCACACTTTTTCAATTTTTATTTTGTACAGGTGTGTTCGACGTCTCCGTACACATTTCCTTTGATGGAGATGTGATAGTCTGTGATATCGCCGTCCTCGTAAGTGACTGTGTAGTTGATATTGTAGGAATTACCAGTTTGGGGGAATTCCACAGATGATCCTCCGGCATTGATGGTGACCTTGTTTGGGATTCCTGACAAACCGGATGGAGTCAGTTCGTGCATGTTGCGATATTTTGTTTCCTCCGCCGGTAGGTCGATTACCACATTAATGCTCCCACCGCTGACATATACATCACATGTCGGTGGCTTCACCTCCCCCGAGCAGCTCGCAGTAATTATTGCAATTATGACAACAAGCATCACAAAGCGGATTTTCATGAGTATTTCCTTTCAAGTTTTGTTATTTATGATGAAATAAATTATCCGGCTCAGGGCACTTCTAGTTTCGTGATGTTCCAAACTTTGAAATTTGAGAACGCTATAGCTTCCGCGCCAGCCCCTAAATAAAACTGAGGCGCACCACCTCTATATAACCGATAACGATCATCTTCGTAATAGACCAGTGGCTTATCCTCCACATATATGGCGATGCGACCACCTTTCACAATCAGACGAAAAAGAAAGGCGGGGCGTAATGTTATCTCTCCTTCAAATTGTTGCCCCACGCAATAGGAAAAAAACGTCCCAGAATTAGCCGTATTATTCCTGAACCTAATGCCACAAGATACAATATTATTACCGCTAAAATCGCCCATGCCATTACTAAATTCAATTCCATACCCATGGTCTGTAGTTTGTCTCGTCGGTCGTATATTTACTTCAACAACATAATCATAAAATTTGATCGAATGATTTTGGACTGTAACGCCGGTGAGAAGCATTTCCCCATTTTTTAAGGACTTCTTCCAGTTTACAGTCACATCACGGTGTGAGATTTCCCACGCATCTGTATCCCAGCCAAAATTATCTTCCAAGTCAGGCGGGCGGCTGGAAATTTCCGCAAGGATCGGTTCGGCAAAATCCGTCACCCATTCCGGGGCGGGTGTAGTGGTGATGGTGGCGCGGGGCGAGGGAGGCTGCAGGGTTGCTGTCGGCGGCGGGAGTCGTGTTGGCGTCTCCATTGGCGGCGCAGCGGTATCCGTCGGTTGGATGGGCGCGGGTGTGGGATTCGGCGCAGTTAAAATGCCACATGCGAGCAGAATCAAAACGGCCATGAAAGGGCACGCCATCTGCAAACGGCTTTTGTAAGGCATTGCAAACACTCCTTATATTTTTTCTAACTGCCGAAAATGATCATAGTTCGCAAGCATCAAGGTTCGCGAAAAACATAGTCGCAAATTTTCCCTTCGTCGAACTTAAAAATTACCTCTGTGGACAATCCTCCTTTCAAGTAACAATCAAAGCCCGCTATCTGCCCGTCTCGAATACTCATGGTGCAGGATGCGTTTGGTCTGAGGAAAGTGCAGGTAACATCCCCGCCAGTGATATCCTCGCATTTAATATCCTCCAGACCGGGACTGGTGACACCGTGTCCGCCATCCGGTGTCTTTACCACTTCTATCCAGTCCCCCTTTGGATGTATGGATTTCTCCCCCAGCAGTTTTTGCGCCAGCCGCCCTTGTTGACTTTCGCAAACATACTCGTCCGCAAGTTCAAGATTATTATCGTTAAGGGCAGTTAAGAATTTTTCGCAAACCACCGCCCCCATAATGGGAGTTGGGGTTGGAGTTGGCGCAATCGTAGGGATGAGGGTCGCTGTCGGCGGGATGGGCGTGGGTGTCAGTTCTATCTCAGGGAATAAACCGCACGCGAGTAAAACCATGACCGTCAGGAAAAGGCAAGTCGTTCTTGGACGCTTTTTGCCAGACATCGTATATTCTCCTTGGCGCGTACGCGCCAGTCCACGTTGTGCTATGTCTCCAATGACCAGCCGCGCAAACGACTGAAGCAGACTCAGATAAAGACAGCCGTAATGTTTCCACTGTCAACTTGGTTTGTTTTTTTACACACAGGACAACGCACCGTGGTTGTATTCTGGTATCGTATGCCGTCCAACCAGTGATTTGCGCAGGAACCGCATTCGATTTTCACAATGAAATTATCGTTGAACTTTTTCGCAGCCATCTCCAACCCAGAATTGCTCCACGACAATGGGATGATCTGTCCTGTGCAATCTGCGGATCCGCCGCTGAGCTGCCAGGGAAGCAATCTTTCAAGATACAGCCCCTGGATATCCATTCCCCAATTCCCTTCGGGCGTTTCAACCACGATATAGTAAAACTGCCTGTCAACTTGTTTCGTGAGCAGGAATTGACGAGCGGATTCTGCATCCCGGCCTTGATACAACTCATAAGTATTCTTCCCATGTTGTTCCTTCCGAAGAAACTTTGGCGTCTGGATTTTCGCAGGATTTCCAAAAATCTTGCTTATGATACTCATGGTGTCATCTCCTTTTGTAGAGCGTGAAAACTATCTTATTCGCCGTAATATGTAATCGGCACAGTCAACATGGCGGTCTCACCCATGGTAACTTCAACCGTAATATGGCGAAGCAACAAAGGTTCATCCGCAAAAACGGCTCCGGGCAGGTGTGCCAAGATGAAAGGCGAATCTCCCAGCCCAAGTGAAAACTGTCCGTAGGCTTTCATCGTGTTCGGGTCGATGTTTGCCCCTTTTGGTATGTGCAGGGAAACCCACCCCGACGCGGCGGCATACTCACCGAAATATTTGTCGCACCACGCCGGATCGGCAATCCGAATCGCGGTTCCCCCCCATTTTTTCATCGCCTCCTCAAAAGACCCGACGCCGGAGTCGTGAATCACCATGTATGTGGCGGCTGGCACATCGAAAAACTCGAATTCTCCCCGCTCGTTTGTGACAACAAATGACGTCAGCAAATCGCAATTCATCCTTCCTTCTGTTTCACTAACCTTGCAGAGAGCCAGATACCGGTCTACAATTGGCGTATCTTCCGTCCAGGGATCCAATTTCCCGGAAATGGCTGGCGGTATGGGTGTGGATGTGGATGTGGGAGCCGGTGGTTTGGGTGTTTGGGTAGGCTGTGGGGCGGTGAAAACGCCACATGCCAACAAAAGCAACAGACCCAGCATTAAACTGATTGTTGCCGGGACTTTTTTATCAAACATTGAGATCCTCCTTTCGTTTCAAAGCGGGCATTATGATTGACGCTACAAAAGAACACCCCACAGGCAGAGATATCGGCTGGGATAAGTTCCGCGATGGAAGATGCGGCGTTTTTTTACTTGTCCATGCGGTTGCGCACGGTCTGAATCAGGGCAACGATGAACAATATAATAGCTGCCCATCCCAGCAAGCCGACCATGAGACCTGGGATGATCGCTTCCATCTGGGTCGTGGGTCTCATTGAACCTTGGATCGCAGAGCACAGCAGGGATAATACAAGGAACCCTGCACCGATGGCTGCCGTCCTTCCGGCAGGTCTCCTATAGGTTGGCACTGCTGATCTCGACACCATGCTGCCGCAGTGTACACATACCATTGCATCGTCTTTTATCTCTTTGGAACATGCCGGACATTTTTTCATTGGATTACGCTCCTTTATTTCCTGTGCAATTCCGTCGCGATATCGTACTCTGCAGATTCCCCCGCCTGAACCGCCGCAACATCACGCATCAATAAGGTTTGGCTTAGCCCCAGCCCTCGAAACATGAAAACGAGACCATATTGTCCCGGTGGAACATTTGCTATCGTGTAGCTTCCGTCAGCTTGAACAGAGGCGGCTCCCTGCCCAAGGTGCAGCAGGCACCCGCTCGATGTATCATCCGATTCACAGACGGCATTGAACAGTGTGTCCATTTCCAGATCCCAAAAATCCTCGTGCAGACACTCGACATCCGCATCGCTATCGGAACAATAAAGCGCCACGATCAAGGTCTCCTTATCATATACATTCCCCAATGGCTTCCCATCATCGTCCAGCACCTTTCCAGTAATGGTTCCTGTTGTTGGGTCTGGGGCAGGGAGTATGCCGCATGCGAGCAAAATGAGCACAGCCGAAATGAGGCAGGGTATCATTGGAGATTTTTTGCCAAGCATCTTATTTCCTTTCGAATATATATGTACAGTGAATAGCATGTCGTTTTTTTTACGGCATGTCCCGCTCATTTCAGCAGGGACATCAGCCAGTCCGTCACCGTGGAGCCGGATGGTTTATCGCCGCGGAAATAAGCGGTGCTCGATGATCCGAACGAATAGGTTCGCGGACAGTATTTGGGCGCAGAGCCTTGGAATGTTCGCTGGTTCACCAATTTTCCGGTAAGCACATCGTACACTTTGATCTGCCATTCGTAACGGATGCGTTTGATCCAGTGGGTCATAATTCCATACCCTGTTCTGGAGTAGGGGCAGTTCTGGGCAATGATTTCCTTTTCTTCGGCGCAGGCGACGAAATGCAGGCTGCCCGGCGTGCGTGCCTGAATGGTTACGGGCAGGGTAAGTGTTACTCCTGAAAGGGCTAAACGCTTTTCATCCAAGATACCGATGATGGGCAAGGTTTCGAGCGGTTTTCCGTTTTTGCAAATGCTGTTGGATGCATCGGCGATAACCTGTTGTGCCTGCGACCCCTTGGACTCGGAGAAAAGAGAAAGGGTATCAGCATAGGCTTCCTCGGATTTCTTTTTACTATCGGTTGAGGCTCCGGCATTCTGAGAATCCTCTATTTTTTCCAAGGCTTGGTAGAAGTCCTCCGCCGAGCGCAGAGATTCCGCCCAACCCAGGTATGCTTGTGCAAGTTGATCTTTTGCATTGTTCATGTCCTGCGAAGGCGAAAGGGTAACGCTAAGTTCATAGTGTTGAATGGCTTCCGCGTATTTTTTCTGAGTCATCAGATGCATTCCCCAAGTGCGCTGAAAATCCGGCAGGTGGGTGCGCGTATTTGCGGCAATGCCACCCATTGAATTGGAGGCAGGGTCGGTTTGGATCGCGCTGTCGAATTTGGCGGCAGCTTGTGAGAACTTCTTTTCGGATTCCAACGCCATACCCCAGTCAAAGTAAGTTTGCGCAAGCTCGGTTTGCGCGCGGTTTGTGTACGCCTGGTCGTTTTCCTGCTCCGCCCACGTGGTCAGGGACAGGTAAACGGTCTCCGCTTCGGTGAATTCCTGCTCTGCACGACATCCCTGCCCCCAATCCAGATATACTTCTGGAAGTGCAGTATTTGTTTTTTGCAATGCAGGAGTATCATGGAATTCGCTTGCAAGCAATTTCAAACTGTCCACTGCTCCCGCAAAATCCTGCCGGCTTCGTTGTTCAGCCGCTATTTGGAACAAAGCCTCTGCCGCCAGATTATGGGCTTCCAAGTTATAGATGCCATTTGGATAGGCGGCTCGGTAAGCAAGATACGCCTCGTGCGCCGCCTTCCAATCTTGCTTTTCGAACAGCGAGTCTGCCGTCAGATAGGCTTCACATTCGATGGCTTGCTCCTGTGAACGGTCCGTGAACGATGCGATTTTGGATGGATAGAACCGTCCAATATACTCCGCCTGTTGGACAAGGTTGACACAGTCCCGCGCGGTATATAGCGAATCCACTTGACGGACGAGCAAGAAACCAACTCCGTAATAGGCAAGCGCAAGGAACGCCAATGCGCCAACGCCCAACAAAGGAATCAGCCATAGGAAACGAAAAAAATACCGCTTTTGTGGGGATGGAGAAATTGCCCTGGACATTGCACTCTCCTTTTCCATTCAGGCAGGCTGTTACACGAAGCGCCTGTTCGAATGGATAACATGGATTACCCCCCAAGAAATAAAATGCCCCGCTCACGTTCCCCCAAAGGGGTTTATCTATCTACATTATAGTGAATTTTCTCACTAAAATCTTGTGACATTTGTCCGCTTCGATGTGATTTTTGTCATATAACAGGCGGAGAACACGCACGATCTATCTTGAATACGTGAACTGATTTCGGATACAATTCCCCGCATGGACGTCCTCACCAGCACAGCCAATCCGCTTGTCAAACAGGCGCGCGCCCTGCGCCAGAAAAAAGCCCGCACCGAAAGCGGCACCTTCCTCGTTGAGGGAATCCACCATGTCGGCGAGGTCATCGAAGCCGG from Anaerolineales bacterium includes:
- a CDS encoding carboxypeptidase-like regulatory domain-containing protein; amino-acid sequence: MLGKKSPMIPCLISAVLILLACGILPAPDPTTGTITGKVLDDDGKPLGNVYDKETLIVALYCSDSDADVECLHEDFWDLEMDTLFNAVCESDDTSSGCLLHLGQGAASVQADGSYTIANVPPGQYGLVFMFRGLGLSQTLLMRDVAAVQAGESAEYDIATELHRK